The Nocardioides sp. cx-173 genome segment CACACCAACTTCGAGGCCTCGGTCTACATCCTCTCGAAGGAGGAGGGCGGCCGTCACACGCCGTTCTTCAACAACTACCGCCCGCAGTTCTACTTCCGTACCACGGACGTGACGGGCGTTGTGACCCTTCCCGAGGGCGTCGAGATGGTCATGCCGGGTGACAACACCGAGATGTCGGTCGAGCTCATCCAGCCGATCGCCATGGACGACGGTCTGAAGTTCGCGATCCGCGAGGGTGGCCGCACCGTCGGTGCCGGCCGCGTCACCAAGATCACGAAGTAAGTCCGTGATCGCCGCCGGTCACTGACCGGCTCGATCCACCGCTGACCCGTCAGAAACTTTCTGACGGGTCAGCGTCATTTGCGGGGAGTTTCTGACGGGTCACCTCGGGCAGGACCGAGGGTAGGGAGCAGCGAGAATGACGGGCATGAGCGAGCAGGCGACGGCGCGACCGCACATGAAGCTGACCGAGGACGGTCGGCGGCTGCGCCAGGTGCTGAGCTACTCGCGGCGGGGGAGTCGGTTCACCCCGAGCCAGCAGGAGGCGTGGGACGCACACCACCGCGACTGGGTCATCCCGGACGAGGCCGTGGACGAGCCCGGGTTCAGCTGGGCCGAGGTGTTCGGACGTGAGGCACCGCTGGTGATCGAGATCGGCCCCGGCGTGGGCGAAGCGACCGGTGTGCTGGCGGCGGCGCGGCCGGACTGCAACGTGGTCGCGTTCGAGGTCTGGCTGCCGGGCGTCGCGGCGGGTCTCGCGGAGGTCGCGGCGGCGGGTGCCGACAACGTGCGGTTCTGCTCCGTGGACGCCGCGTGGTCCCTCGAGCACCTGGTGGCGCCGTCCTCGGTCCGCGAGCTGTGGACGTTCTTCCCCGACCCCTGGCCCAAGACCAAGCATCACAAGCGCCGGCTCGTGACGCCGGAGTTCGCCCGGCTGGTGGCCTCGCGCCTGGAGCCGGGCGGTGTCTGGCGCCTCGCGACCGACTGGGCGGCGTACGCCGTGCAGATGCGCCAGGTCCTCGACGCCGAGCCGGGTCTCGAGGGTGGGCAGGTGCCGCGCTGGGCGGAGCGACCCGTGACCAAGTTCGAGCGCAAGGGCGTCGCCGTCGGGCGCGAGATCGTGGACCTCGCCTACCGGCGCGTCGGGTAGTCAGGGGCGGGTCAGCGGCGCGACGTGAGCCGGTGGCGCAGCTGCGCCTCGCGACGCAGCCGGGCCTGGTCCCGCTCCCGCCGCGAGGCCACCACCGCGGCCAGGAAGTCCTCGGGCGGCGTGCCCGCGGGCGGCGCGGGCGCCACGTAGCGACGTACCTCGGTCGCGAGCTGGGTCGCCACCGCGGTGCGCGACTGCGGGTCGAAGGCGTGGTAGCGACCGAGGAACTGGCGCACCGCCAGGGCCAAGCCCGTCGGCAGCGTGGTGATGTCCGCCGTCCGCGCCCAGCCGGCGAGGTGCTGGGGCATCTGCGAGGGCACGGTGAGCCGGAGGGGCACCCGATCGCGGACGACGTAGGTGCCGGCGGCGAAGTCGCCCAGCCGCTTGCCGCGGGAGCTGACCAGCGCTGAGAAGAACGCCGGCGCCCCGCCGAAGGCGTAGATCTCGACGAAGCCGACGAGGGCGCGGGTGAACGCGTGCTGGAAGGAGATCGGACCGCCGTCGTCCCGCACGGTGCGCAGCCCCATCGCGAGCTTGCCGAGCGAGCGCCCGCGGGTCAGCGTCTCGAGGGTTGTGGGGATGACCAGGAACACCGTGATCAGGGAGCCGACCAGTGCGACGTGGTTGAGCGCGGCGTCGGCGTTGACGGCCGCGAGCAGGAACAGCATGAAGACGGCCACCAGCGACAGCACCGTCGCGAGCACGTCGATCAGCCCCGACCCGATGCGCGCGGCCAGGCTGGCCGGCGGCAGGTCGAGCGCGACCGCCTCGCCGGTGACGAGGTCGTCGGTGGTGAGGGTGGCGAACTCCGGGGTCATCGCGGTCAGTGTAGGTGCGAGTCTCGTCCGGATCGTCCGGATCGTCCGGCTCGCCCCCGCCTAGAGTGTGCGCGTGGACCTGGACGCGTACGTGCTCGCGCACGCCCACGAGTGGCAGCGGCTGGACCAGCTGGTCCGCACCCGCCGGCTCACCGGGGCGGAGAGCGACGAGCTCGTGGAGCGTTACCAGCAGGTGGCCACGCACCTGTCCGTCGTACGCACCTCGGCGCCGGACGCCTCCCTCGTCGGTCACCTGTCCTCGCTGCTCTCGCACGCGCGCAACAAGGCGGTCGGCACCCGCGTCGGCTCCTGGCGTGGTGTGCGAACCTTCTTCCTCGAGCGGTTCCCCGCAGCGCTGTACCGGTTGCGCTGGTGGTGGCTGGGATGCCTGGCGGTCAACGTCATCGTCATCGCGGTGATGATGTGGTGGTTGCTGGACCATCCCCAGGTGGAGCAGTCGCTGATCCCGCCCTCGGAGGTCGACCAGCTCGTCAACGAGGACTTCGAGGGCTACTACAGCGAGTACGCCGCCAGCCACTTCGCGGCGCAGGTCTGGGTCAACAACGCCTGGGTGGCCGCGCAGTGCGTCGCCCTCGGCATCCTGGGCTTCCCGGTGGTGGTGCTGCTCTTCCACAACATCCTCAACCTCGCGGTGCTGGGCTCGGTGATGACCCGTCATGACCGGGGCGAGCTGTTCTGGGGGCTCATCCTCCCGCACGGCCTGCTGGAGCTGACCGCGGTCTTCGTGGCCGGCGGCGTGGGCCTGCGGCTCTTCTGGTCGTGGGTCGAGCCCGGCCGCCTCACCCGGACCCAGTCGATCGCCCGCGAGGGCCGCACGGCCGCCACCGTCTCGCTCGGCCTGGTGGCCGTGCTCGCCGTCAGCGGGGTGATCGAGGCCTTCGTGACCCCCTCCGGCCTCCCCACCGCGGCCCGGATCGGGATCGGCATCCTCGCCGAGCTGGTCTTCTTCGCCTACGTGTTCGTGCTCGGCCGCAACGCGGCGCGCCGCGGCTTCACCGGCGACGTCGACGCCGCGCTGCTCGAGGACCGGGTGGCCACCCAGGTCTAGCGGCGCCGCGCGGGGTGACGCACCCAGCTGCCGGGCGTTTCCCTGACGTTCTGGGCCAGAACTCCGGCCCAGAACGTCAGGGTTATCAGCAGATGCTGATAACCCTGCCCTACAGCAACCCCCGCGCCTTCAACTGCAGATAGTGGTCGGCGAGGGCGGGCGGGAGACGCTCGGCGTCGGAGTCGACGACGTCGATGCCGAGGGCGTGCAGCAGGTGGGCGGTACGGCGGCGTCGGGCCAGGACCTGCTCGGCGGCGGCGGCGTCGTACACGTCGTCGATCGTGGCCCGGGCGGCGGCGAGGCGGTCCAGGGCGGGGTCGCGGACGGAGGCGAGCACGACCCGGTGATGGCGGGTGAGCGCGGGCAGCACGGTGAGCAGCCCTTCCTCGATCGCGGACGGCTCGAGCGGGGTGAGCAGCACGACCAGGGCCCGCTGTCGGCCCATGCCCTGGACGGCGCCCACGAGGGCGTCCCAGTCGGCCTCCGCGATGACCGGCTCCAGGTCCGCCATCGCCTCCTGAAGGCGGGCGGCGACGTCGCGGGAGCCGGCGGAGCGCAGCCGCGTGCGCACCCGCCGGTCGCCGGCGACGAAGTCGATCCGGTCGCCGGCGCGGGCGGCGAGGGCGGCGAGCAGCAGCGCGGCGTCCATCGCGGAGTCGAGGCGGGGTACGTCCTCGACCCGGCCCGCGGACGTGCGCGAGGTGTCCAGGACGAGCACGACGCGCCGGTCTCGCTCGGGCTGCCAGGTGCGGACCACCACGTTGCGGTTGCGGGCGGAGGCCCGCCAGTCGATCGAGCGCACGTCGTCGCCGCGGACGTACTCGCGCAGCGAGTCGAACTCGGTGCCCTGCCCACGCACGCGAACGGCGGCTCGGCCGTCGAGATCGCGGAGCCGGACCAGCCGTGAGGGCAGGTGCTTGCGGGACTCGAACGGCGGGAGGCTGCGGACGGCCCCGTCGACCTGCACGGTCCGCTGACGGGAGGCGAGGCCGAGCGGCCCCCGCGTGCGGACGGTGACGCCCACCGCGCGGAGGTCACCGCGCCGGCGCGGCCGCAGGGGAGTACGCAGCAGCGCACGGTGGCCGGGGTCGAGACGCACGCGGTGGCGGTTGTCGCTCGCGCCTGCGCTCGGCTGCCACGCGTCGCGCACCAGCGCGCGGACGCGGCGGCGCGAGGCGTTGGAGGCGACGAGCGTGGTCTCGGTGGGGTGGCCCATCCGCACCGCCCCGACCGGCCGGCGCTCCCACGACAGCACGCTCGTCCGCGGCGCCGCCAGCCAGTCGGCCGCCGCGAGCAGGGCGACCACCAGCAGCCACAGGAACACGGTCCCGACGGTCGGCCGGAGCACCACCGGGACGAGTCCCAGCAGGAGGAGCAGCGGCACCCGCCCCGAGATCGCCATCAGCAGGTCACCATCGGCGCGTCCGGCTCACCGGGGGACCGGCACCGAGCCGAGCGCCGAGGCCAGCACCTGGGCGACGTCGACGCCCTCGAGCTCGGCCTCGGGACGCAGGCCCAGGCGGTGGACCAGGGTGGCGTGGGCGAGCGACTTGACGTCGTCCGGGGTCACGAAGTCGCGGCCGACCAGCCAGGCCCAGGCGCGGGACGCGCGCAGCAGCGCGGTCGCGCCGCGTGGGCTGACGCCCAGGCTGAGTGACGGCGACTCCCGTGTGGCCCGCGCGATGTCGACGATGTAGCCGGCCACCTCGGGGGAGACCTGCACCTTCGTGACGGCCGCCTGGCCGGCGGCGATGTCGCTGGCGCCGGCGACCGCGGTGACCCCGGCGCCGGAGACGTCGCGCGGGTCGAAACCCGAGGCGTGCCGGCGCAGGATCTCCAGCTCCTGCTCCCGCTGGGGGATCGGCAGCACCACCTTGATCAGGAAGCGGTCCAGCTGGGCCTCGGGCAGGGGGTAGGTGCCTTCGTACTCGACGGGGTTCTGCGTCGCGGCCACCAGAAACGGCCGAGGCAGTGCGCGCGAGACGCCGTCCACCGACACCTGGCCCTCCTCCATCGCCTCGAGCAGCGCCGACTGCGTCTTGGGCGGCGTCCGGTTGATCTCATCGGCGAGCAGCAGGTTGGTGAACACCGGCCCCTCACGGAAGCTCAGCTGGCCCTGGTGGCTGTCGATCACCATGGACCCGGTGATGTCGCCGGGCATCAGGTCGGGGGTGAACTGCACCCGCCGGGTCTCGACGGACAGCGCCGCGGCGAGCGTGCGCACCAGCAGGGTCTTCGCGGTCCCGGGCACGCCCTCCATGAGCACGTGACCGCCGCACAGCAGGGCGACCAGGAGGCCGGAGACCGCGGCGTCCTGGCCGACGACGGCCTTCGCCACCTCGGTGCGTACGGCGGACAGCCGCTCGCGTGCCCGTTCGTCGTCGACGCGCGGGACCGCGTCCTCGCTGGTCGTCTCGGTCATGTGCGGCGTACCTCTCTGTCGAGCTCGGCCAAGCGGGTGGCCAGAGCGATCAGGGCTGTGTCGGTGGCGGGGGCAGGGGCGTGCGGGCCGATCAGGGCGTCGACCTCGGCCTCGGTGCGCCCGACGTGGCGGGCGACGTCACGCACCAGCGTCCGGGGGTCGGTCGAGGCGCCCAGGCGCAGGCGTTCGGCGGCGCGGTCGCGCGCGGCCCGGCGCAGGGCCTGGGCGGCGTGCTCCCGGTCGCCGGCACGGCGGTAGAGGCGACCGCGGCTGAGGGTGGTCTCGATCGCCTTGACCACCACCGGCATCGGCTCGGTAGCGAGCGGGCCGAGGCGCCGCCCGCGCCACAGGACCAGCCCGAGGACGGTGAGCGCGAGCAGCCAGATCGCCGGAGCGATCCAGTCGGGGACCAGGCTGCCGAGGCTGACCTCGTCCTGTGCCACCAGGTCCTCCACCGCAGGCACGTACCAGACCAGCCGCTGGTCCTGGCCGAGCAGCCGCAGCGCCACCGCCGCGTTGTCGGCGCGCAGCACCTGGTCGTTGGCGAGTGCGTCGCCGGCGCCGAAGAGGAGCACGTCGTCGTGCGCGACCAGCAGGGCCCGGCCGTCCCCGTCGCCGAAGCAGCCGCTGCCGGGGTACGAGAGGCCGCTGTCCGCCTCGATCGTGAGCCCGTCGAACAGCGGGTCGTCGCAGTCGGCCTCGCGGCCGCTGCCCAGGGGGTCGGTGGACCCGCCAGCGCCCAGCCCCAGCTCGTCGGTCACGGCTACGCCCGGGTCGACGAGGACCAGCCGGGCGCTGCCGGCGTGGTCGAGGAGCCGGTCGAGGGTGCTGCGGCCGAGGCTCTGCGTCGAGGTGACGACGACGGTCGTGCCGGCGCCGGCCTCCGTGCGCTCGAGCTCGGCGGCGCCTCGGGCGACGCTGAGGTCGACTCCCTGGTCCTCCAGCACCCGTGCGACGGCGCGCGCCCCGTCGGCGTCGGGGTTGGCCGGGTCGAGGCGCGCGTGCGTCCGCTCCTCGCCGCTGGTCCACAGGACCACGCCCACGGCCGCGACCAGCGCCACCGCGATCAGCAGCGCGCCACGGTGACGCCTAAGCCGGCCGGCTCGGCCGCTCCTGCCCGGCGCGGGAGGTGCCTGCGTCGCGCTCATCGCACGCCCGCCAGCTCGTCGTCGAGCGCGAGGACGCCGGCGGCCTGCTCCTCGGTGGCCGGCCGGTCGCCGTACCGGACGGCGTCGAAGAGCCGGGCGCCCAGGTCGACACGGTCGCGCTGGTGGGGGTACTCCACGGCCAGGGCCAGCGCGACCTCGTGGGCGGTGGCCCCGGGAGCGTCATCGAGCCGGCCCCGCTCCACCTGGCGCAGGGCCAGGGCGCGGAACCCGTCGACGAGCGCGTCCTCGTAGCGCTGCTCGGCCATCGCGGTCACGGCGCGAGCGCGCAGCGCGGCCGCGGTGACGTCCTCGCCGGTGAGGACCGGCTGGTCCTCGTCGTCGCCGCGGGCGGTACGCCGAGCGCGCGAGAGCAGCAGCGCCAGCCCGCCGAGGAGCAGCACCGCGACCAGCATCACCGCCAGGGTCTGCAACGGCGGTGCGTCGCTCGCGCTGCTGACCCCGCCGTCGATGCGGCGAGTCAGCCAGTCGACGAGGCGCTGGAGCAGGTTCTGCTCGTGGTACTCCGGCGCGAGCAGCTCGCGGCGCAGCCGGGAGCGCGCCTCGTCGGGGGTCGGGTCCAGCGGCGGGTCCGCCAGGCGGCCGACGAGCGCGGCAGGCTGAGAGGCGAGCCTCACGACTCGAGGACCCCGGCACGCGACATCAGCTCGACGTCGTAGCCCTCCTTGCGCATGCGCAGGTCGACGTACTGGAGCGAGGCGACGGCGGCGCTGAACGGCGCGACGAACGCCGCGGAGACCACCGTCGACACCGCCTGCCCCAGCACCAGGCCGAGCGCGGCGTACTCCGGCCACGCCAGCCCGACGCCCTGGCCGAGCAGTCCGACCGGGACCGAGAGCACGGAGCCCGCGATGGAGGCGATGAGCAGGGTCAGCAGCGCGATGCCCAGGGTGCGCCAGAAGTGACCGCTGGTCAGGCGGTAGCCCCGCCCGATCGCGCCCAGGACGCCGACGTCCTCGAGCATCAGGGCCGGGGCCGGCAGGTAGTAGAGGCGGGTCCAGAGCCACAGTGCGCCGGCGCCGAACGCGACGGTGCCGAAGCTGGCCCACAGCACGATCACGACCACGCTGTCGCTCACGAGGACGACGACGAACCACAGCGTCACGTACGCGCCGGTGTAGAGCAGCA includes the following:
- a CDS encoding stage II sporulation protein M, whose amino-acid sequence is MDLDAYVLAHAHEWQRLDQLVRTRRLTGAESDELVERYQQVATHLSVVRTSAPDASLVGHLSSLLSHARNKAVGTRVGSWRGVRTFFLERFPAALYRLRWWWLGCLAVNVIVIAVMMWWLLDHPQVEQSLIPPSEVDQLVNEDFEGYYSEYAASHFAAQVWVNNAWVAAQCVALGILGFPVVVLLFHNILNLAVLGSVMTRHDRGELFWGLILPHGLLELTAVFVAGGVGLRLFWSWVEPGRLTRTQSIAREGRTAATVSLGLVAVLAVSGVIEAFVTPSGLPTAARIGIGILAELVFFAYVFVLGRNAARRGFTGDVDAALLEDRVATQV
- a CDS encoding DUF4129 domain-containing protein produces the protein MRLASQPAALVGRLADPPLDPTPDEARSRLRRELLAPEYHEQNLLQRLVDWLTRRIDGGVSSASDAPPLQTLAVMLVAVLLLGGLALLLSRARRTARGDDEDQPVLTGEDVTAAALRARAVTAMAEQRYEDALVDGFRALALRQVERGRLDDAPGATAHEVALALAVEYPHQRDRVDLGARLFDAVRYGDRPATEEQAAGVLALDDELAGVR
- a CDS encoding DUF4350 domain-containing protein, whose amino-acid sequence is MALVAAVGVVLWTSGEERTHARLDPANPDADGARAVARVLEDQGVDLSVARGAAELERTEAGAGTTVVVTSTQSLGRSTLDRLLDHAGSARLVLVDPGVAVTDELGLGAGGSTDPLGSGREADCDDPLFDGLTIEADSGLSYPGSGCFGDGDGRALLVAHDDVLLFGAGDALANDQVLRADNAAVALRLLGQDQRLVWYVPAVEDLVAQDEVSLGSLVPDWIAPAIWLLALTVLGLVLWRGRRLGPLATEPMPVVVKAIETTLSRGRLYRRAGDREHAAQALRRAARDRAAERLRLGASTDPRTLVRDVARHVGRTEAEVDALIGPHAPAPATDTALIALATRLAELDREVRRT
- the trmB gene encoding tRNA (guanosine(46)-N7)-methyltransferase TrmB encodes the protein MSEQATARPHMKLTEDGRRLRQVLSYSRRGSRFTPSQQEAWDAHHRDWVIPDEAVDEPGFSWAEVFGREAPLVIEIGPGVGEATGVLAAARPDCNVVAFEVWLPGVAAGLAEVAAAGADNVRFCSVDAAWSLEHLVAPSSVRELWTFFPDPWPKTKHHKRRLVTPEFARLVASRLEPGGVWRLATDWAAYAVQMRQVLDAEPGLEGGQVPRWAERPVTKFERKGVAVGREIVDLAYRRVG
- a CDS encoding DUF58 domain-containing protein, encoding MAISGRVPLLLLLGLVPVVLRPTVGTVFLWLLVVALLAAADWLAAPRTSVLSWERRPVGAVRMGHPTETTLVASNASRRRVRALVRDAWQPSAGASDNRHRVRLDPGHRALLRTPLRPRRRGDLRAVGVTVRTRGPLGLASRQRTVQVDGAVRSLPPFESRKHLPSRLVRLRDLDGRAAVRVRGQGTEFDSLREYVRGDDVRSIDWRASARNRNVVVRTWQPERDRRVVLVLDTSRTSAGRVEDVPRLDSAMDAALLLAALAARAGDRIDFVAGDRRVRTRLRSAGSRDVAARLQEAMADLEPVIAEADWDALVGAVQGMGRQRALVVLLTPLEPSAIEEGLLTVLPALTRHHRVVLASVRDPALDRLAAARATIDDVYDAAAAEQVLARRRRTAHLLHALGIDVVDSDAERLPPALADHYLQLKARGLL
- a CDS encoding AAA family ATPase, coding for MTETTSEDAVPRVDDERARERLSAVRTEVAKAVVGQDAAVSGLLVALLCGGHVLMEGVPGTAKTLLVRTLAAALSVETRRVQFTPDLMPGDITGSMVIDSHQGQLSFREGPVFTNLLLADEINRTPPKTQSALLEAMEEGQVSVDGVSRALPRPFLVAATQNPVEYEGTYPLPEAQLDRFLIKVVLPIPQREQELEILRRHASGFDPRDVSGAGVTAVAGASDIAAGQAAVTKVQVSPEVAGYIVDIARATRESPSLSLGVSPRGATALLRASRAWAWLVGRDFVTPDDVKSLAHATLVHRLGLRPEAELEGVDVAQVLASALGSVPVPR
- a CDS encoding RDD family protein; the protein is MTPEFATLTTDDLVTGEAVALDLPPASLAARIGSGLIDVLATVLSLVAVFMLFLLAAVNADAALNHVALVGSLITVFLVIPTTLETLTRGRSLGKLAMGLRTVRDDGGPISFQHAFTRALVGFVEIYAFGGAPAFFSALVSSRGKRLGDFAAGTYVVRDRVPLRLTVPSQMPQHLAGWARTADITTLPTGLALAVRQFLGRYHAFDPQSRTAVATQLATEVRRYVAPAPPAGTPPEDFLAAVVASRRERDQARLRREAQLRHRLTSRR